A single Antechinus flavipes isolate AdamAnt ecotype Samford, QLD, Australia chromosome 5, AdamAnt_v2, whole genome shotgun sequence DNA region contains:
- the BLOC1S1 gene encoding biogenesis of lysosome-related organelles complex 1 subunit 1 → MLSRLLKEHQAKQNERKELQEKRRREAIAAATCLTEALVDHLNVGVAQAYVNQRKLDHEVKTLQVQAAQFAKQTGQWIGMVENFNQALKEIGDVENWARSIELDMRTIATALEYVYKGQLQPAPS, encoded by the exons ATGCTGTCCCGCCTGCTAAAGGAGCACCAAGCGAAGCAGAACGAGCGCAAGGAGCTGCAGG AGAAAAGAAGGCGAGAAGCCATCGCGGCAGCCACCTGCCTGACAGAAGCCTTGGTGGACCACCTCAATGTTGG TGTGGCCCAGGCTTATGTCAATCAGAGGAAGCTGGACCATGAGGTAAAAACTCTTCAGGTCCAGGCTGCACAGTTTGCCAAGCAGACAGGCCAGTGGATTGGGATGGTGGAAAACTTCAACCAGGCACTCAAG GAAATCGGGGATGTAGAGAATTGGGCTCGGAGCATTGAACTGGACATGAGGACAATTGCCACAGCTCTGGAATATGTCTACAAGGGGCAGCTGCAGCCTGCCCCCTCCTAG